The following proteins are co-located in the Polystyrenella longa genome:
- the fhcD gene encoding formylmethanofuran--tetrahydromethanopterin N-formyltransferase, translating to MFEQYQCEVEDTYAEAFRSLYAEFLITARDRKWLNHALYAATGHASSTIMCDCEAGLDRYVGPGGDESFATPDGRPGAIVQLHVPRFRKDRVPALEKALLSRVSQNVLTCPTTACFNMLESEDYYRLGRKVSYFGDGHEFLDDRHGRKMWVIPTMGGEFSIDRRFGYSDGIMGGNLWFMGTSEEAAITAAERAVEGVEKTPGTITTFPGGVAASASKAGSKYKFLFASTFAEYCPTLKEKLGEKSLVPEGVTSIQEIIINGRDLDAVAEATYAAMDACHDTPGLVKISAGNYNGRLGKSFIYLDRNQQPAS from the coding sequence ATGTTCGAACAGTACCAGTGTGAAGTCGAGGATACTTATGCCGAAGCGTTTCGCAGTCTGTATGCCGAGTTCCTGATTACCGCCCGCGATCGTAAATGGCTCAACCATGCGTTGTATGCCGCCACCGGTCATGCCTCCAGTACGATTATGTGTGACTGTGAAGCTGGACTGGACCGTTACGTTGGTCCGGGTGGCGATGAATCGTTTGCCACGCCCGATGGCCGTCCGGGGGCGATTGTGCAGTTGCATGTTCCTCGCTTTCGGAAAGATCGTGTACCAGCGCTCGAAAAAGCGTTGCTCTCCCGAGTGAGTCAAAACGTACTGACCTGTCCGACCACTGCCTGCTTCAACATGCTGGAGTCAGAAGATTACTACCGTCTCGGACGCAAAGTCTCCTATTTTGGCGATGGTCACGAATTTCTGGACGACCGCCACGGTCGCAAAATGTGGGTCATTCCGACCATGGGGGGCGAGTTCAGTATCGATCGCCGCTTTGGATATTCCGATGGGATCATGGGGGGCAATCTCTGGTTTATGGGCACGTCCGAAGAGGCGGCCATCACTGCGGCAGAACGGGCTGTCGAAGGAGTCGAAAAAACACCGGGAACCATTACCACGTTTCCAGGTGGTGTCGCCGCCAGCGCTTCCAAAGCGGGCAGCAAATATAAGTTTCTCTTCGCCAGCACCTTCGCCGAGTACTGCCCGACCTTAAAAGAGAAGCTGGGAGAGAAGTCGCTGGTGCCGGAAGGAGTGACTTCGATCCAGGAAATCATCATCAACGGTCGAGACCTGGATGCTGTTGCCGAAGCGACCTACGCCGCCATGGATGCCTGCCACGATACGCCCGGTTTGGTGAAAATCTCAGCGGGTAACTACAATGGTCGCCTAGGGAAAAGCTTCATCTACCTCGACCGCAATCAACAGCCCGCTTCGTGA
- a CDS encoding transposase, with protein sequence MEMTLEWYPSLERYTTASRTDCITELTDEQWLLIEDLFPWEGPSRVERRPQAPPRECFEVILWVLRTGARWKEAR encoded by the coding sequence ATGGAGATGACGCTGGAATGGTATCCCTCACTCGAACGATACACAACAGCGTCCAGGACGGACTGTATTACGGAACTCACTGATGAGCAATGGCTTTTGATCGAAGACCTCTTTCCCTGGGAGGGTCCCTCCCGAGTTGAGAGGCGGCCACAGGCACCACCACGAGAGTGCTTTGAAGTCATTCTTTGGGTCCTGCGAACAGGCGCCCGATGGAAAGAAGCAAGGTGA
- a CDS encoding TolC family protein, with protein MMILRLTNSFVVCLFAGLFLNSALAQDPAPQELRIPDAPPGVGEGDRSSSVRLSLQHLQQLAMEHNPTLAQARAETWKANGQFVQAGLKPNPNIYYTGDEIGNEGAAGLHGAYVSQEFVTGGKLYLASQIYALRQRGANWERTAQIYRVENNVRAEYFQIIVAERLLQLSMEVRQIAESSLKTAQDRVRQGESSKIDQLQAKIELQKALVLNRNAQAEYDAAWNRMQAVIGWNGLAPQPLDEDIEMGTPELEWETTRDRLLSLSPQVQQAQARAASAMAKYNRAVVEPTPNVTVQAGAGYDYGTEDAFGRVQVGMPIPIFNKNQGNIRTAHGEWIRSCREVERLKLQLARNLAEEFKKYVASRAQLELYRGELIPASAETLELSQKAFEAGQLNYLQLLTAQRTFTETNIDFVRTKNVLWQSQIAIDGLLLTDGLQAPKESVNAD; from the coding sequence ATGATGATTCTGAGATTAACTAATAGCTTTGTTGTTTGCCTGTTCGCCGGGTTATTTCTTAACTCTGCCCTGGCTCAGGATCCCGCTCCTCAGGAATTACGAATTCCAGACGCACCCCCGGGTGTGGGTGAAGGAGATCGTTCCAGTTCCGTCCGGCTGAGTTTGCAACATTTACAACAGCTGGCGATGGAGCATAATCCGACGTTGGCGCAGGCCCGTGCCGAAACCTGGAAAGCCAACGGCCAATTTGTGCAGGCGGGGCTCAAACCGAACCCGAACATTTATTACACCGGTGACGAAATCGGGAACGAAGGTGCGGCAGGTTTGCATGGGGCCTATGTCTCGCAGGAATTCGTTACGGGCGGAAAGTTATATCTGGCTTCCCAAATTTACGCCTTGCGACAACGCGGTGCGAACTGGGAGCGAACGGCTCAGATCTATCGAGTCGAGAATAATGTGCGTGCCGAATACTTTCAGATCATCGTAGCGGAACGACTGCTTCAATTGTCGATGGAAGTTCGACAGATCGCGGAAAGCAGTTTAAAGACAGCCCAGGACCGCGTTCGGCAAGGAGAGTCTTCGAAAATCGATCAATTGCAGGCGAAAATCGAACTGCAAAAAGCTCTGGTACTAAACCGCAATGCCCAAGCGGAATACGATGCGGCCTGGAATCGAATGCAGGCCGTGATTGGTTGGAACGGGTTAGCACCGCAGCCGCTGGACGAAGATATCGAGATGGGTACACCTGAGCTCGAATGGGAAACGACTCGTGATCGGCTGTTGTCACTGAGCCCACAAGTGCAACAGGCGCAAGCCCGGGCTGCCTCGGCCATGGCGAAGTATAACCGTGCCGTGGTTGAGCCGACTCCGAACGTGACCGTTCAGGCAGGGGCCGGCTACGACTACGGAACGGAAGATGCTTTTGGTCGTGTTCAGGTTGGAATGCCCATTCCGATCTTCAATAAGAACCAGGGCAACATCCGCACTGCCCATGGCGAATGGATTCGGTCTTGTCGAGAAGTCGAACGGCTCAAGTTGCAACTGGCCCGTAATCTGGCGGAAGAGTTCAAAAAATATGTCGCCAGCCGGGCACAGCTCGAACTGTATCGCGGAGAACTGATTCCTGCTTCCGCGGAAACATTGGAACTCAGTCAGAAAGCGTTTGAAGCGGGGCAGTTGAACTACTTGCAACTTCTTACAGCTCAGCGAACGTTCACGGAGACCAACATCGATTTCGTGAGAACAAAGAATGTCCTCTGGCAGAGCCAGATTGCCATTGATGGACTGCTGCTGACGGATGGCTTGCAGGCCCCCAAGGAATCCGTCAACGCAGACTGA
- a CDS encoding 5-formyltetrahydrofolate cyclo-ligase, whose protein sequence is MSESDLSDLQVLKNQIREQAHENRKNQEDKDGVSSKIVATFMGLPEYEAAQTVMFYVDVRSEVRTRHDLEKALNSGKRIVVPYCVDDELELFLLESMDELEIGMYKILEPKADLRDVAAKKVDVSELDLIMVPGVAFDARGGRTGHGFGYYDKLLENAKAETPLVALSFECQMFPEIPMQDHDIFMDKVITEDKVYPGRGRG, encoded by the coding sequence ATGTCTGAATCAGACCTGAGCGATTTACAAGTCCTGAAAAACCAAATCCGGGAACAGGCACACGAGAACCGGAAAAACCAAGAGGACAAAGACGGCGTCAGCAGCAAGATCGTGGCAACCTTTATGGGACTGCCCGAATATGAAGCGGCTCAGACAGTCATGTTTTATGTCGACGTGAGAAGTGAAGTCCGCACCCGACACGATCTGGAGAAAGCACTTAACAGTGGCAAGCGGATTGTCGTCCCTTACTGCGTTGATGACGAGCTCGAACTCTTCCTGCTGGAATCGATGGACGAACTCGAAATCGGGATGTACAAAATTCTAGAACCCAAAGCCGACCTGCGAGATGTCGCTGCGAAAAAAGTCGACGTCTCCGAACTCGATCTGATCATGGTTCCCGGCGTTGCCTTCGATGCGCGAGGCGGTCGTACAGGCCACGGGTTCGGGTACTATGACAAACTTCTCGAGAACGCCAAAGCGGAAACACCGCTGGTGGCTCTCTCCTTTGAATGCCAGATGTTCCCCGAAATTCCGATGCAGGACCATGACATCTTCATGGACAAAGTCATCACCGAAGACAAAGTTTATCCCGGCCGTGGTCGCGGATAA